Below is a genomic region from Methanolobus sediminis.
GAATATTGAGGATGTGATAAGGAATATAGCTGTAAGTGCAAGAAGTAACCAGGCAATAGATCCTTTTTTTGTCTCAAAATATACTTTTACCCAGAAGTATATGGCTGCCAATCCACACGCTAACGCTATGGATACAAAAATTATGTGTGTTAATGTAATTTCCGGAGTTAACATCCTGCTGTCACCTATTATTCATCAATCTAATATATTATTAAGTTGTATATATTAATATACTTTTATACCTTTTAGTGCGCTTTTGACAGTAAGTTCTCCGTTTTCAGTGTCAAGCACAATGGTGCGTCCATAGTTCTTGCCGGTATCTTCAGCAATAATGGGTATTTTAAGTTGTTTCAAAGCATCCTTTGTAGCCGATACGTTCCTTTCTCCTATGTTGAGCTGGGTTTTTGAGTTAAATGAGAACATGCTTGCACCGCCTGCGATCTTAGCAGTGGTTCGGTGTTTATACGCACCTGTCTCCACCATCTCATCCAGAAGTGCAGAGATTCCTGTATCTGCAAACTTGGCAATATTGTCTTTTGCTCTTGCATTTTCTATGCTTGGAAGCATAATATGCACCATACCGCCAACGCCTGTGCTTTTGTCATACAGCGAAATTCCCACACAGGATCCCAGTCCAAGAGTGGTGAGTTTTGCGGGTTTTTTTGCAACAGCACTGTCAGCCATTCCCACTATTATCATGTTTATCTCGTACGCATTTCTTCTATCTTGTCGATAACAGATTGCAAAGAATTTGTATCCAGAAGCATGTACATATCACCGCTCAGACTATGGTACTCATCTTCACCTTTAATCTCAAACAAGGTTGTCAGGCCGAAGATGTGTTCTATTTTTCCACTCATGTGTTTTTTTGATTTTTCGAATATCTCATCATTAGTGCCCTCAGATATGACAGGAATCGAAGGTATGATCGAAAGGTTCAGAAACTTGGAGAGTGCGTTATAATAACTGCCAGCGAGGATATTTGCAACTTCTATGAATGCGGATTTTTTCATATAATTGTCTTCAGTAATATCCTTAAGAAGCATATCAGCCAGAACTTCCGAATGATTCTTTCCAAGGATAAGTATGAATCCGCCGTTCATATCTCCCATAACTCTTACTATGGCGCCTATTTTCTCTGAATTCAGTTTCTCAGAAATATCCTGGGCTTTGAGCAATGTAAGGGATGAACTACTGACCTGTATGGACTTGTCTACAAGTTGTGAGAGTGCGGTTGTTGCATTTCCCATTCCGATATTTCCCACTTCATTTAATGCATCGTAATAGAACTTATCAAGTACTATGTTCATTCATTTCTCTCCTGTCAGATCATCTTTTCAATACGGTCAATTATTGTGTCCATGGAATCAGGGTCAAACATTGTAAGGAAGAATCCATCTGTTCTGTTTCCCTGAATTATGAACAAAGTGTCAAAAAGAAGTGCGTACTTAACTTTCTGACTCATTTCTATTAATATCTGGTCAATTACGGCACCAAGCATGTCAAAAGTCTGCATGGGCGTGGAAATTTTGATATTCAGGCCCAAAAAATCAGATAGTGAGCTAACATAAGACCCTGCCAGAATATGCCCTACTTCTTCAAGGAGTGATTGATTAAAAGGTGTAAGTATATCCGCCTTCTCTTCATGAGTAATGATCCCACAGATTGTCTGAGCTGCTTCTTCAGGAAGCATCATCATAATGTATCCATCAACATCGCCGGTTACTTGCATTATCACGCCTGAAACAACATTATCTGCACCTCCAAGAACCTCAGGAACATTCTCAATAAGTTCCACTTTGAAATCAGGAACCTCAATCTTCACTTCCGTTTCAATCATTTTGGAAAGCGAGGTTACAGCGTTTCCAACACCAATGTTCACAATTTCCCTTAGGGCGCTTATCTGCAACTCGCTCAGGCTTGATATCTTATGTTTCATTTGTAAACTCCATGATTACGTTTTGCCCATGTAATTTCATGATTCTATTTGCATGTCATTTCTGGTAGATTCTCTCTCTGGAATTGTAGGGTTTGAATTTGTCCTTTGATGGTCCTATCAGTGTCTCGGTCTTACCCATTACAAAGAAACCATCTTTTCCAAGTGCATTGTAAAAATCCAGGTATAGCTGTTCTTGCAACTCTTTCTGGAAATAAATAGTAACATTCCTGCAGAATACGGCATCAAAGCCACTCATTTTCGGTCCTGATATCAGATCCTGTTTTTTGAACTGTGTAATCTTCTTGAGTTCATTTGAAATTATGTACTTATTTCCATCCTTGGTGAAGTACTTATTAAGAAAAGCAGGTCTTACATCCTTCATTTCTGCATCGGAATATATGCCGTTCTGAGCCTTTAAGAGACTCTCTTTATCGATATCAGTTCCAGTTATCTTTATGTTATATTTACTAAAATCATTGCCAAGTAAATGATTTAATAACATGGCTATGGAATATGCTTCTACGCCAATGGAACATCCGGCACTCCATATCCTTATTGAACGCAGGCCACTGTTCTTTGCTTTTATTATTGTTGGCAGTACTTCTTTCTCTACAATATCATACACTTCCGGATTTCTAAAGAAATTCGTAACATTTACGGTCAGTGTTTCCATGAGTTCAGGATACTCATTCTTATCACTTTGCAGCAGTTCCACATACTCTTTGTAAGTATTGACATTTGTTGCACGTAATCTGACATCGATTCTTCTCTTGAAGTGCGAGTCTTTGTACTGGTTTGAATTGAATCCAAGGTTTTTCTGGATCAGGTTCTTCAATATTTCATAATATTCATCTTCGTTTTTCCCAACAGTTTTAAGCATGTTTATACCTCTGCAAATTCTATTGTCACATTGTTCCCATCCCTCAAAGGGGTTGTAAATCTGGCAGGAACATTGTTCACAAGAAGCCTCATTCGCTTGCCTACAAGTTCCTCCTTTTTAATGTCCATAAATTCGAATAGGTCTGACAGTATCGGCTCTGCCTCTTCTCCAATTTTTAATACGATGCTGTCCCCATCACTAACTCCTTCAGAAAGAGATGCCCTTTTTCCATTAAGGCTGATTTGAGGCATTGACCCGTCAAATACGATCTCGCTGCCGTTGAGAAGTACACTGATCTTTTTGCCTTCTTCAGGTTTGCCCAGAATATTCTCAATCCTGTAATCAAACTCTGATTTTTCAATAAGGATTATATCATTATCACTGACTGGCTGTTGTGAAAGTTCTTTTCTGTCAACAGAATCGCCATTCAGTTTAAAAGTGTAATTTATCCGGTCTAAGTATCGGATATTATTGTTGACTATTACTGATATCTTTTCACGTTCATCTCTTCCAAACTCCATATCAAGAACATCTTCCAGATTAGGAGCATGTATCTTAATATCAGCTCTGTCAGGGATTTTATCTCCGATGGACGCTTTTTTTCCATTAATTGTAACAAAAGGTCCGATCTCTTTTTCCATGCCATTGACATTGACCTTGTACGCAGTTTTCAGTCCCTGCATCCTTATGAGGTCTTTAACTTTCAGGTGAGCGTCTTTTCCATCCACAGGTGCTGTGAATTCAATGACAGAACCTTTGTGTACAGGGTCTCCAAGACTTGCTTTTTTCCCATTATGTACTATGCTGGCATGTTCGCCCATTTCTCCTTCAATGGTTCTGAATTCGGAATTGATGTTAAGGCTAAGTGCCATTCCGGGGCGTGGATAGAGGCGCTTGACTTTTGCAGCTACAAGTGCATCCATGATGGAGAGTCCGTTGATATCCATCAGATGTATTTCCAGACCGTTTACAGTCAGGTCAATAAATTCGATTCCTTCTTCAAGAATTGCCATACGGGCTATGCCAAGTGGTGTTATCATATCTGCACCGTTGACAACACCAGTATTGTCGGACAGACCTTCTATCTGCTTTGGAAGACGTGAACCGATTCTCTGCACAGGTATGCCAAGGTGCTTTGAAATGTGCTCTTTTAGTCCTGTAGTTTGTGATCCTCCACCTACAAGAGCCACTGCTCTTGGAACTTTTTCATTTATAGTAAGGATCTCTTCGGCGATATGCATTGCAAGCTTATCCACCTCGTGTTCAATGTCGGCAATCACCTGACTTACCGGGATTTCAGTGGTAACACCAAAGATGTCTTCAAGTTCTATCCTTTCCTTGCTTGTGAGGGATCTTTTGATATTTTCTCCCTTTTTAAAATCCACAAGATAGTGATCGCATATAAAATCAGTAATTTCGTCCCCTGCTTCAGGGACCATTCCATAGCCAATTACAGTTCCATTATCGGTAATTGCAATATCGGAAGTTCCTGCTCCGATATCCACAAGTGCGATATTGAGTTTACGCATATCAGCAGGGATTGCAACATTAAGGGCGGCTATTGGTTCAAGGGTCACGCTTGATGCTTCAAGTCCGCATCTGTCAAGTACGGCAAACATGCTGCTGATAACAGCTTCCGGTAAAAATGTAGCAAGTACTTCCACTGTGACAGAACTTCCTTTCTGTCCGATTATGTTGGAAATGAGTTGACCGTCCAATTCGTAGTGGACAACCGAGTATCCGACACAATTGAATCCTTTTCCATTTCCAAGTTCATTACCAGCACGTGCCACTGCTTCAAATTCCAGTTCTGAGATGTCCTCACGGCTTATTTCTCTGTAAGGCATCTCTACTGAAACATTAACTTTTGATGTTTTAAGTGCTCTTCCTGCAACAGCTACGGCAACTTTTGATAATTTGCATCCGGTTTGCTTTTCCAGATCTTTTCTGACCTCGTCCACAACCTTTGCAACTTTTTCAACATCATGGATCTGCCCATCCTGCATGCTGCGCTCGTTGTGTTCATGAACACATGCAGCTTTTATGTTGAGGTTCCCATCTTCTGTAACAAGTCCCACAACAGTTCTTGTTCCTATATCCAGGGCAAAATGGGCAATATTCATTTTATCCCATCATCTTCTTCATAATAGCTGTCATAATTATGTCCGTGGCACCGGGTTCAAACATCATGTTGAATTCATTTTTTGAGTTTGTAGAAGGTATTAGACATTCACCTTTCACAACAATGAACTCATCTGCAACCTGTCCTATTTCCTTTCTGATGAAATCCCCTACTCCTTCCATGTTAACCTCCATACTGGGGTCTCCAATGTTGAGATTTATTCCGAGGAATTCATTAACAACACGCATATAAGCACTGCAGAGGTTCACACCCATCTCACGGAGTTTCTTCATCTGCGGCTCTTCTATTTTATTAGTAGTTCCGATTGATTTTTTCATCAACAGATCTGAAAATGATAGTGCTGAGAACTTAGGGAGCAGTATGAGGGTTCCTCCTGACACGTCACCTGTAATATGAAGGTGAATTCCAACTACACTCTTGTTCTTGCCTTCTTCATTGCTTTTTGCGATTATTTCATCCAGACTGAGCATTTCTACAACAGGGATATCGATTTTCACATCCCTGCTCACCATTTTTGAAAGAGAAGTGGCCAGATGTCCCATTCCAATGTTTCCGGCCTCCTGAAATGCTCCTCTTGCCATTTCGTCTAATTCTGTCATATTATTCCCTCGTCTTTAGATTAATGTAGCAATATCAAGGATAAGCGCAACACTTCCATCTCCAAGAATTGTTGCACCTGCAAATCCTTTCATATTTTTCAAAAGTTTATTGTCAAGCGTCTTGATGATTACTTCTTGCTGGCCAAGGAGATCATCAACTACCAGTCCTATGTTACTTCCCATCTTTTCGACAACCACAACGATGAGATTATGTTTATCTTCCTCTTCGGTGGGGCATTCGAGTACATCATGCAATCTGAGTAATGGAAGAACTTCTCCCCTTAGCATGATAACTTCTTTTCCTTCTATGGTCTTTATGTCGCTGGCTTTTATTCCTACATCGCGGATAACATTTCCAAGAGGAATAGCATAAGTTTCATCAGCTACAGTAACCATGAGTGACTGAATGATTGCAACCGTTAGTGGTAGTTGCAGTTTCATTATACTGCCCTGACCCGGGACGGAACTGATCTTGACACTTCCTCCAAGAGCTTCGATCTTGTTCTTGACCGCGTCCATTCCGACACCTCTTCCAGAGATATCGGTAACCACCTTCGCTCCGCTAAAACCAGGCATGAAAATGAGATTCAGCGCATCATTGTCTGATAATTTATCGACTTCATCTCTGGTAAGAAGACCTTTTTTGACGGCAACATCCCGAAGGTGTCCGGGTTCCATTCCTTTACCATCATCTTCCACCTCAATGAGTACACTGTTCCTCTGACGTGAAGCTGCCAGTCTTACAAGACCTGCAACAGGTTTTCCGAGTTGCTTACGCTCTTCTTCGGATTCTATTCCGTGGTCTACAGCATTTCTAAGAAGGTGAACCAGCGGATCGCCAATCTCGTCCAATACGGTCCTGTCCAGTTCGATTTCTTTACCTTCTATAATAAGATTGATCTGTTTTCCTTCAGACTTTGCAAGATCCCTTACCATTCTGGGGAATCTGCTGAAGATCTGGTCAATTGGAACCATTCTTGATTCCATTACTTCGGTCTGGATCTCATTTGTAAGCCTGTCAAGATTTGCAAGTGATTCATCCAGTTCCTTTGCATTAAGGTCAGATGCAAGCTGGTTCAGCCTGATCTTGTTGATTATAAGTTCTCCTACAAGGTTCATCAGGTTGTCAAGACGTTCGATATTGACCCTCACGCTCTGTATACTCTTGACCGCATCGGATCTCTTGACAGCAGAAGCACTTTTCTTTTCTTCTGTTTCTTCTGTTTTTTGATCCTGCACTTTTTCCTCAGTTACCGAACTCTCAGCGATGGTTGTAGGAAGTACTTCCTTTATCTCTGAAATCTTCTTAACGGTACTTACGATGTCTTCATCAGCTGATTTTGTTGTGAAGATCACGGTAAAATCCAAATCAAAATTCTCGTCTTCAAGTTCAGCTTCCGTAGGGATGCATTTTATAATTTCTCCCATTCTGGAGACATTAATAAGTACCAGAGTTGATCTTGCAGATTTCAGAACGCATGATTCATCAAGAATGACATTCAATGAAACAGCACGGTTGCCTTCTTTAACAGCTTCCTGTATTGCTTGCTTTTCATTATCTGATAATTCAATATTGTCGATAAC
It encodes:
- a CDS encoding chemotaxis protein CheD codes for the protein MIIVGMADSAVAKKPAKLTTLGLGSCVGISLYDKSTGVGGMVHIMLPSIENARAKDNIAKFADTGISALLDEMVETGAYKHRTTAKIAGGASMFSFNSKTQLNIGERNVSATKDALKQLKIPIIAEDTGKNYGRTIVLDTENGELTVKSALKGIKVY
- a CDS encoding chemotaxis protein CheA — protein: MDMSEYKEIFRAESGEHLQQLNDSLLGLEQNPNDLEYINTMFRSAHTLKGMSATMGFNRISELTHEMENLMDMVRKSQVEVSNGLIDILFECLDTLEALVEAVDSGEEVDIAHLQATLAQAMEGTMPIQEIKGSVTASIDTIQNEIGNEIPDCSSETETTTEVACVIDNIELSDNEKQAIQEAVKEGNRAVSLNVILDESCVLKSARSTLVLINVSRMGEIIKCIPTEAELEDENFDLDFTVIFTTKSADEDIVSTVKKISEIKEVLPTTIAESSVTEEKVQDQKTEETEEKKSASAVKRSDAVKSIQSVRVNIERLDNLMNLVGELIINKIRLNQLASDLNAKELDESLANLDRLTNEIQTEVMESRMVPIDQIFSRFPRMVRDLAKSEGKQINLIIEGKEIELDRTVLDEIGDPLVHLLRNAVDHGIESEEERKQLGKPVAGLVRLAASRQRNSVLIEVEDDGKGMEPGHLRDVAVKKGLLTRDEVDKLSDNDALNLIFMPGFSGAKVVTDISGRGVGMDAVKNKIEALGGSVKISSVPGQGSIMKLQLPLTVAIIQSLMVTVADETYAIPLGNVIRDVGIKASDIKTIEGKEVIMLRGEVLPLLRLHDVLECPTEEEDKHNLIVVVVEKMGSNIGLVVDDLLGQQEVIIKTLDNKLLKNMKGFAGATILGDGSVALILDIATLI
- a CDS encoding chemotaxis protein CheC, whose product is MKHKISSLSELQISALREIVNIGVGNAVTSLSKMIETEVKIEVPDFKVELIENVPEVLGGADNVVSGVIMQVTGDVDGYIMMMLPEEAAQTICGIITHEEKADILTPFNQSLLEEVGHILAGSYVSSLSDFLGLNIKISTPMQTFDMLGAVIDQILIEMSQKVKYALLFDTLFIIQGNRTDGFFLTMFDPDSMDTIIDRIEKMI
- a CDS encoding chemotaxis protein CheC, producing MTELDEMARGAFQEAGNIGMGHLATSLSKMVSRDVKIDIPVVEMLSLDEIIAKSNEEGKNKSVVGIHLHITGDVSGGTLILLPKFSALSFSDLLMKKSIGTTNKIEEPQMKKLREMGVNLCSAYMRVVNEFLGINLNIGDPSMEVNMEGVGDFIRKEIGQVADEFIVVKGECLIPSTNSKNEFNMMFEPGATDIIMTAIMKKMMG
- a CDS encoding CheR family methyltransferase, with the protein product MLKTVGKNEDEYYEILKNLIQKNLGFNSNQYKDSHFKRRIDVRLRATNVNTYKEYVELLQSDKNEYPELMETLTVNVTNFFRNPEVYDIVEKEVLPTIIKAKNSGLRSIRIWSAGCSIGVEAYSIAMLLNHLLGNDFSKYNIKITGTDIDKESLLKAQNGIYSDAEMKDVRPAFLNKYFTKDGNKYIISNELKKITQFKKQDLISGPKMSGFDAVFCRNVTIYFQKELQEQLYLDFYNALGKDGFFVMGKTETLIGPSKDKFKPYNSRERIYQK
- a CDS encoding chemotaxis protein CheC, which encodes MNIVLDKFYYDALNEVGNIGMGNATTALSQLVDKSIQVSSSSLTLLKAQDISEKLNSEKIGAIVRVMGDMNGGFILILGKNHSEVLADMLLKDITEDNYMKKSAFIEVANILAGSYYNALSKFLNLSIIPSIPVISEGTNDEIFEKSKKHMSGKIEHIFGLTTLFEIKGEDEYHSLSGDMYMLLDTNSLQSVIDKIEEMRTR
- a CDS encoding cell division protein FtsA; translation: MNIAHFALDIGTRTVVGLVTEDGNLNIKAACVHEHNERSMQDGQIHDVEKVAKVVDEVRKDLEKQTGCKLSKVAVAVAGRALKTSKVNVSVEMPYREISREDISELEFEAVARAGNELGNGKGFNCVGYSVVHYELDGQLISNIIGQKGSSVTVEVLATFLPEAVISSMFAVLDRCGLEASSVTLEPIAALNVAIPADMRKLNIALVDIGAGTSDIAITDNGTVIGYGMVPEAGDEITDFICDHYLVDFKKGENIKRSLTSKERIELEDIFGVTTEIPVSQVIADIEHEVDKLAMHIAEEILTINEKVPRAVALVGGGSQTTGLKEHISKHLGIPVQRIGSRLPKQIEGLSDNTGVVNGADMITPLGIARMAILEEGIEFIDLTVNGLEIHLMDINGLSIMDALVAAKVKRLYPRPGMALSLNINSEFRTIEGEMGEHASIVHNGKKASLGDPVHKGSVIEFTAPVDGKDAHLKVKDLIRMQGLKTAYKVNVNGMEKEIGPFVTINGKKASIGDKIPDRADIKIHAPNLEDVLDMEFGRDEREKISVIVNNNIRYLDRINYTFKLNGDSVDRKELSQQPVSDNDIILIEKSEFDYRIENILGKPEEGKKISVLLNGSEIVFDGSMPQISLNGKRASLSEGVSDGDSIVLKIGEEAEPILSDLFEFMDIKKEELVGKRMRLLVNNVPARFTTPLRDGNNVTIEFAEV